The region CGCCACCACCGAGCCGAATACCGGGATCGGTACTTGCGTGCCCTTGGTCACGACGAAATTGCGTTGTTGGCCGATGCTGTAGGCGCTTTGGCCCCGCGCATCAGCGGACAGCCGATATGCAATGGTCTGGCGCCCGTTGCTCAGGCGTCGCGTGGTGCCGTCACCGTGGGCGCCACCGTCAATCGTCACCGTGAAGCTGCTGACCACCGACGGGTTGCACGACACCGACAGCGGCGCACTGGCGCCGTCAGTCACAGCGGCGCCCAACGGGTTGCTCCACGTCGGGCCCTGGCTGCCGAAGTCGAGCAATGCGCCGCCGCCCGAAGGGCTGACCGGTGCGCTCTCAATGCCTTTGCTCACCTGGCAACTGGCAGTGATCACCAGGCGTGCGTGGATCTGCCCGCTGACAGCCGCCTGGACGTCGTCGGCCAGCAGCAACAGGCCGCCCATCGCCACAAGGGCCCAGCCCCGGCTTACCATGTGACCGTGACCTTGAGCAGGTCGGTGTAGCGACCGACGGCAGGAATGTCCTTGAGCGATTCAATGCGGCCATACAACGGCAGATCGACGCTGCCGGAATCCGGCACGCGGCCGCTCAGTGGCTCATTCACGGGCAAGGGGATACGCCGCGCGGCGTCGGCGTAGAGACGATAGGGAATGGGTTGGGTGGAAGACGTGGCGCTGGTCAGGTAGCGCACTTCGCCGGTGCCGCCATGCAGGCCACCATCCACGCGCACTTGATAAGGTGTATCAGGGTTGCATTCAAGACGCGGCTGGCGCTGGCTGATCAGGGCCGCACTCAGGGGACCGGCCGGGTCGTCTAGACGCGGGCCGCTGCCGAAATCCAGTACGCCAAGTTGCTCGATGCCAGCACTGCGGGTGGTTCCCACCAGCTGGCAACCTCGCTGCACGTCGATGCGCACCTCAACCTGAAGTTGCGCAGCGTACAACGTGTTACAGAGCATGGCGCCCATTACTGCCAATACTGCTCGTCCCTTCACAGCCCCAATTCCTTATACAGGGGTGACAACTGTGTATGAGATTAGTCATTTAACGATAAACCGCCAGTTCGCTCAGGTTTACCCGCCCGCCATGCTTTTTCGAGATAGCTGGCGGCGCCGTTCTCTATTGGTCAAATCACGGCGGGCGCCCTAAAGTAAGGGACCACAGAAATACAGAGTGAACCGCATTGGCTGTGCTTTCCTTGATTCAGCGTCTGCTCGGTAAAAAAACAGATACCCCGAACGCGTCCCCGATCCCGAGGTTTTTTCAGAAAAAGGCCGAGCAGCAGGGCTATATCCTCAGTGCCGGCCAAACCCGGGCAATCACCGCCCTCGCCCGCGAGACCCAGCACCTGCTTGCCGGGCAGCCCACCCGTAGCCTTTACCTGTATGGCCCCGTGGGGCGTGGCAAAAGCTGGCTGCTGGATGGCTTTTTCCAGGCGCTGCCGATTGCCGAAAAACAGCGCGTGCACTTCCACACTTTTTTTGCCCGCCTGCACCGGGGCATGTTCAAGCACCGTGAGCATGACGACGCCCTGGCCGCCACCCTGAATGAGCTGCTGGCGGGTTGCCGGGTGTTGTGTTTCGACGAATTCCACGTCCACGACATCGGCGATGCCATGCTCATCAGTCGGTTGTTCAAGGCCTTGTTCCAGCGCGGCGTGCTGGTGCTGGTGACCTCCAACTATGCGCCCGAAGGGTTGCTGCCCAATCCGCTGTACCACGAGCGGTTCAAGCCGGTAATTGACCTGATCGCGGCGCGTATGGAGGTGCTGGAAGTCAGTTCACCCCAGGACTTTCGCAGCCTGCCCCAGGCCCATGCCGAGCAGCGTTTTACCGGCGGCCAGTATGTATGGCCGGGTACCGTCGCCCAGCGTGAAGCGCTCGGGCTGCCCGCCACACAGGGCCCGGCACACGCCCTGAGGGTCGGCAACCGGCAGCTCGTGTGCCGCAGCCATCAGGCGCGCACTATCGTGTTCACCTTCAACGACCTGTGCGAACAGCTCACGGCGGTCATGGACTACCTGCTGCTATGCGCGGACTTCGACCACTGGGTTATCGATGGCCTGCCGCAACTGGCAGAGTGTCCAATTGCTGTGCAGCAGCGTTTTATCAACCTGGTAGACGTGCTCTACGACCAGGACAAACGCCTGACCCTGATCGGCCAACAGCCGTTGACCGAATCTCTGGAAGGCCAGGCCATCGACCTCGCCCGCACCGCCAGCCGCCTGAACCAATTGCAAACCGTCTGCCCGCAACGTGCGCCCGACCCGGTATCATGAGCGCCTTTTACACCCTATTGCCGAGTGACCGCGCCGTTCATGAATACCCTCGACCAACTCAAGACTGGCCAATTGGCCGGTACCAAGCGCCTGGACCTGGCCTGCGGGCTGACCGAATTCCCGCAAGAAATCTTCGAGCTGGCCGACACCCTGGAAATCCTCAACCTCACGGGTAACGCCCTGAGCAGCCTGCCGGACGACCTGCATCGCCTGTCGCACTTGCGGGTGCTGTTCTGCTCGGACAACGCCTTTACCGAACTGCCCGAATGCCTGGGCCAGTGCGCCAAGTTGAGCATGATCGGCTTCAAGGCCAACCAGATCAGCCATGTACCCGCCGCCGCGCTGCCGCCGCAATTGCGCTGGCTGATCCTCACCGACAACTGCATCAGCCAACTTCCCAGCGAATTGGGCGAGCGGCCGTTGCTGCAAAAACTGATGCTGGCCGGCAACCATCTGGCGCACCTGCCGGAGAGCCTGGCCAACTGCAAAAACCTGGAGCTGATACGCATCGCTTCCAACCGTCTGACCCAACTGCCGGAATGGCTGCTGACGCTGCCAAGCCTGACGTGGCTGGCCTATGCCGGTAACCCGGTGGAAATGGCGGTGGACGTGGCCGCTGATGACGTGACGCCGAACATTCCCTGGTCAGAACTGGACCTGGGCGAAGTGCTGGGCGAAGGCGCCTCGGGGATCATTCGCAAAGCGTTGTGGAAGCCGCAAGCCTTGCCTGTCGCGGTAAAACTGTACAAAGGCACGATCACCAGCGACGGTTCACCGCTGCATGAAATGCAGGCCTGCATCGCTGCCGGGTTGCACCCCAACCTGATCAAGGTAGAAGGCCGCATCAAAGGTCACCCTGATAATCAAGCCGCGCTGGTCATGGACCTGATCGACCCGAGCTACCGCAACCTCGCGGCATTGCCGAGCCTGGCGTCCTGCACGCGCGATATCTACGAGCCCACGACTCGCTTCAGCGTCGATGTGGCCTTGCGCATGGCGCGTGGCATCGCCTCGGTGGCGGCGCACTTGCACCGGCACGGCATCACCCATGGCGATTTGTACGGCCACAATATTCTGTGGAATGCAGCAGGCGATTGCTTGCTCGGGGACTTTGGCGCGGCGTCGTTCCATGCCACGGCGGACACCCTGGAAACCAGGGCATTGCAGCGCATCGAAGTGCGCGCGTTTGGGGTGTTGCTTGGGGAGTTGTTGGAGCGGATCGAGACTGAGTTCAACGACGAGGGACTGGTAGAACTGCAGAAACGATGCTGCCAACCGGATGTGTTAGCGCGACCGGGCTTCGAAGAAATCGAAGCGCTGCTGAGGTCTCTGCCAAACCACTAAACCAATGTGGGAGCGGGCTTGCTCGCGAATGCGGCGTGTCAGTCAGCTGATCTGGCGACTGACACACTGCATTCGCGAGCAAGCCTGCTCCCACATTTTTACTGCATGTATTCAGCTACAAATCAGCCGGCCAGGCCGACGAACATATCCTGCACGTCATCGTGGTTGTCCAGGCCTTCCAGGAAGGCTTCGACTTCGGCCATCTGCTCATCGGTCAACCCGCTCACCGGGTTCTTCGAGATATAGCCCAGCTTGGCCGACAGCACGGTGAAACCCTGCTCCGGCAGCGCTTTTTGCACGGCATCGAGGTCGGTGGTTTCGGTGATGAACAAGGTGGTGCCTTCTTCTTCGCCGTCTTCAAAGTCCTGGGCGCCCGCTTCAATGGCGGCCATTTCCGGATCAGCGTCAGGGCTGTCCGGCGACGCCTCGATCAGGCCCACATGGTTGAAGTCCCACGCCACAGAGCCGGATGCGCCCAATTGGCCCTTGCGGAACGCTACACGGATTTCCGCCACGGTACGGTTGATGTTGTCGGTCACGCATTCGACGATCAGCGGCACCTGGTGCGGAGCGAAACCCTCGTACGTCACGCGGTGGTACTGCACGGTTTCACCCAGCAGGCCGGCGCCTTTCTTGATGGCGCGCTCCAGGGTTTCCTTGGGCATCGAGGCTTTTTTGGCCTGCTCCACCACCAGACGCAAGTGGGCGTTGGTCGCGGTGTCGGCACCGTTGCGGGCGGCGATGGTGATTTCTTTCACCAGCTTGCCGAAAATCTTGCCCTTGGCATTGGATGCCGCTTCTTTATGTTTGACTTTCCACTGTGCGCCCATGACTCACTCTCTTCCTGTCCATCGCGCCGAGACGTCTACTGGCCGGCGCTTTGGGGGCAGAGTTTATAGCGCAAAAACCCATCGTTCCACCAAAAAACCGTCAAGACGCCAACTCGAAAAACGCCTGGATCAGGCGCAATGAGCGGCGTCGCTCCAGGCAACCGAGCATGTGCCGGTTCACCAGCCCCTCGCCCTGCAAGGGAATGGCATGCACCCGCGGGTCACGGCTGACCTCCATCGACGACACCACCCCCACCCCCAGTTCAGCGGCGACGGCTTCGGTGACGGCCTCGCGGCTGTCCAGTTCCAGCAACACCCTGGGCTGCACAGCGGCGATCGCGCAAGCGCTGTCGAAAGTGCGACGGGTGATGGAGCTGGGCTCGCGCAGCACCATGATCACGTCGTGCAATTGCTCCAGGCGAATGCCTGCCGGGTCGGTCAGCCAAGGGTGCCCGGCCGGTACCAAGGCGCAGATCCGCGATTCATCAAGGGGCTGCAGATGCAAGCCACTGCGCGGCTCCACCTCGGTGAGCACCGCCACATCGGCATGCTCCGACAGCAGCGCCGCCAGGGTTTCCTGGGCATTGCCCAGACGCAGGTTGACGGTAATGCCTGGGTAGCGTGCGCGCAGCCGCGCGATCATCGGCATCACCAGGTGTGGGCCGTCCGCCGCGACTTCCAGGCGCCCGGCGAGCAATTGCCGATTGGCCTCCAGCAGGGTCTGTGCCTCGTCCACCAGGCCGAAGATCGCCCGGGTGATCGCCGCCAGGCGTGTGCCTTCCTCGGTCAATTCCACCCGGCGTGCCGTACGGCGCAACAGCGGGATCTGGTAGTGCTCTTCCAGCGCCTTGATATGCCCGGTCACCGCCGGCTGGCTGATGAATAGCCGCGCCGCCGCCCGGGTAAAACTGCCCTCACGGGCCACGGCATCGAATGCGCGCAGTTGGAACAAATTCATAGCTATCGGCCTCACTGATAGCTCGCATAACAACAAACAATTTGATTGATGACAAGCCAAACTGCAATTTAGGCGCCTTAGAGTCAACCCAATGCCCGCGAGGACCTCAGATGACCAGCACCGCGCCGATCCTGCTCACACCCGGCCCACTGACCACGTCCGCCCGCACGCGCCAGGCGATGATGGTGGATTGGGGTTCATGGGACGAGCGCTTCAACCAACTCACCGCCAGTGTGTGCGAGCAACTGCTGGCGATCCTCAACGCCAGCCACAGCCATGACTGTGTGCCGTTGCAAGGCAGCGGCACCTTCGCGGTCGAAGCCGCCATCGGCACGCTGGTCCCGCGTGATGGCAAGGTACTGGTGCTGATCAACGGCGCCTACGGCAAGCGCCTGGCCAGGATTTGCGAAGTGCTCGGCCGCGATTTCAGCACCTTCGAAACCGCCGAAGATGCACCCACCGCCGCCGCCGATGTGGACCGCCTGCTGCAAGCCGACCCGGCCATTTCCCATGTAGCGCTGATCCACTGTGAAACCAGCACCGGCATTCTCAACCCGCTGCCGCAGATCGCCGACGTGGTTAAAAACCACGGCAAGCGCCTGATCATCGACGCCATGAGTTCCTTCGGCGCGCTGCCGATCGATGCCCGCGAGGTGCGGTTCGACGCGCTGATCGCAGCGTCAGGTAAATGCCTGGAAGGCGTGCCAGGCATGGGTTTTGTGTTCGCCGATAAACAGGCGCTGGCCGCCGCCCAAGGCAACTGCCACTCCCTGGCGATGGACCTGTTCGACCAACACAGCTACATGGCCAAGACCGGCCAATGGCGTTTCACGCCACCGACCCATGTGGTCGCGGCCCTGCACGAAGCCCTGCTGCAATACGTTGAGGAAGGCGGCCTGCCCGCGCGCCATCAACGTTACGCCCGTAACTGCCAGGCATTGCTCGACGGCATGGCCGAACTTGGCCTGCGCAGTTTCCTGCCCACGGCGATCCAGGCCCCGATCATCGTCACCTTCCATGCCCCACAAGACCCGCGTTACCAGTTCAAGGCGTTCTACGAGCGGGTCAAGGCCAAGGGTTTCATCCTGT is a window of Pseudomonas antarctica DNA encoding:
- a CDS encoding spore coat U domain-containing protein, with protein sequence MVSRGWALVAMGGLLLLADDVQAAVSGQIHARLVITASCQVSKGIESAPVSPSGGGALLDFGSQGPTWSNPLGAAVTDGASAPLSVSCNPSVVSSFTVTIDGGAHGDGTTRRLSNGRQTIAYRLSADARGQSAYSIGQQRNFVVTKGTQVPIPVFGSVVANTRALPAGIYTDTLTVTLDW
- a CDS encoding spore coat U domain-containing protein, translating into MLCNTLYAAQLQVEVRIDVQRGCQLVGTTRSAGIEQLGVLDFGSGPRLDDPAGPLSAALISQRQPRLECNPDTPYQVRVDGGLHGGTGEVRYLTSATSSTQPIPYRLYADAARRIPLPVNEPLSGRVPDSGSVDLPLYGRIESLKDIPAVGRYTDLLKVTVTW
- the zapE gene encoding cell division protein ZapE encodes the protein MAVLSLIQRLLGKKTDTPNASPIPRFFQKKAEQQGYILSAGQTRAITALARETQHLLAGQPTRSLYLYGPVGRGKSWLLDGFFQALPIAEKQRVHFHTFFARLHRGMFKHREHDDALAATLNELLAGCRVLCFDEFHVHDIGDAMLISRLFKALFQRGVLVLVTSNYAPEGLLPNPLYHERFKPVIDLIAARMEVLEVSSPQDFRSLPQAHAEQRFTGGQYVWPGTVAQREALGLPATQGPAHALRVGNRQLVCRSHQARTIVFTFNDLCEQLTAVMDYLLLCADFDHWVIDGLPQLAECPIAVQQRFINLVDVLYDQDKRLTLIGQQPLTESLEGQAIDLARTASRLNQLQTVCPQRAPDPVS
- a CDS encoding protein kinase, with the translated sequence MNTLDQLKTGQLAGTKRLDLACGLTEFPQEIFELADTLEILNLTGNALSSLPDDLHRLSHLRVLFCSDNAFTELPECLGQCAKLSMIGFKANQISHVPAAALPPQLRWLILTDNCISQLPSELGERPLLQKLMLAGNHLAHLPESLANCKNLELIRIASNRLTQLPEWLLTLPSLTWLAYAGNPVEMAVDVAADDVTPNIPWSELDLGEVLGEGASGIIRKALWKPQALPVAVKLYKGTITSDGSPLHEMQACIAAGLHPNLIKVEGRIKGHPDNQAALVMDLIDPSYRNLAALPSLASCTRDIYEPTTRFSVDVALRMARGIASVAAHLHRHGITHGDLYGHNILWNAAGDCLLGDFGAASFHATADTLETRALQRIEVRAFGVLLGELLERIETEFNDEGLVELQKRCCQPDVLARPGFEEIEALLRSLPNH
- a CDS encoding YebC/PmpR family DNA-binding transcriptional regulator; this encodes MGAQWKVKHKEAASNAKGKIFGKLVKEITIAARNGADTATNAHLRLVVEQAKKASMPKETLERAIKKGAGLLGETVQYHRVTYEGFAPHQVPLIVECVTDNINRTVAEIRVAFRKGQLGASGSVAWDFNHVGLIEASPDSPDADPEMAAIEAGAQDFEDGEEEGTTLFITETTDLDAVQKALPEQGFTVLSAKLGYISKNPVSGLTDEQMAEVEAFLEGLDNHDDVQDMFVGLAG
- a CDS encoding LysR substrate-binding domain-containing protein, which encodes MNLFQLRAFDAVAREGSFTRAAARLFISQPAVTGHIKALEEHYQIPLLRRTARRVELTEEGTRLAAITRAIFGLVDEAQTLLEANRQLLAGRLEVAADGPHLVMPMIARLRARYPGITVNLRLGNAQETLAALLSEHADVAVLTEVEPRSGLHLQPLDESRICALVPAGHPWLTDPAGIRLEQLHDVIMVLREPSSITRRTFDSACAIAAVQPRVLLELDSREAVTEAVAAELGVGVVSSMEVSRDPRVHAIPLQGEGLVNRHMLGCLERRRSLRLIQAFFELAS
- a CDS encoding 2-aminoethylphosphonate--pyruvate transaminase translates to MTSTAPILLTPGPLTTSARTRQAMMVDWGSWDERFNQLTASVCEQLLAILNASHSHDCVPLQGSGTFAVEAAIGTLVPRDGKVLVLINGAYGKRLARICEVLGRDFSTFETAEDAPTAAADVDRLLQADPAISHVALIHCETSTGILNPLPQIADVVKNHGKRLIIDAMSSFGALPIDAREVRFDALIAASGKCLEGVPGMGFVFADKQALAAAQGNCHSLAMDLFDQHSYMAKTGQWRFTPPTHVVAALHEALLQYVEEGGLPARHQRYARNCQALLDGMAELGLRSFLPTAIQAPIIVTFHAPQDPRYQFKAFYERVKAKGFILYPGKLTEVDTFRVGCIGHVDTAEMRAAVAAIAQALHAMHINLSSFGSQL